A single window of Vibrio stylophorae DNA harbors:
- a CDS encoding efflux RND transporter permease subunit, with product MTDHSYEPQENDSEHTPTEQRGLIAYFARNPVAANLLMIFILIMGTVSYLLIQRQMFPNFEINFIRVSAAYPGVSAQEIEENILIKVEESLQDVTEIKKAVTDAYRGGGTVMLEIDSKASLSDVLDKVQQRVDGIASFPRDMEPIQITQVEFQQDVIGMVLTGDAPLIELKALANDIEKELLQLADVALVEVSAPQDEIAIEVPPEQLRRYGLTLNDVVQAVQQYSANFSAGQVRTQSGLVSIRIENQYYRGDEFRQIPVKIGANGSQIRLGDIAAIYDQFTEGQYHFQFSGNNGIYIAVKATKTQNMVPVAEAVNAYIEQRNQTLPHGLHISTLMDMTYYLNGRLDMMLKNLLQGAILVALLLTLFLRFRLAMWVMVGLPVCFLGAMMMMPLFDVSINIMTLFAFIMVLGIVVDDAIVIGESVYTEVEKNGGGVRNVVRGAKRVATPATFGVLTTIAVFVPFLFSTGPEKAFFFGLSIVVIFCLIFSLIESKLILPAHLAHTQFKPMVSGSWRARFHQSFFALIDGPYKRTLAWCVAWRWSVMAGFILLLTLSIALISGGYVRVVPSPKVPSDFPLLKISMNSNVSDQQMMQAIRQVEAMVLAVDADVAREYGQPVVRDVMSFNTSRTDAMVMTALVDEHLRPINAFELSQRWREQIPDVVGVKSLIIVDDVVGSEDGDEFGYLLYGPDMQTLNSAGAYLMSQLRQQPGLFDISSTIDTGSEEVQLSLKPVAYDLGLDLAMIAAQVGGSFYGGEAQRILRNGEEVRVMVRYPQLTREAFASLRYALITTPMGEQVMLGDLVDIDRQPSMNQIRRENGYRTVYVYGAIDESMVEPDKAVAAIEETLLPELTKLFPTIQTELGGAIEEQQKQRAEQGVFFLAGMITIYILLAVPLKSYAQPLIIMSVIPFSATGAILGHWLYGTDLSMMSTFGLIAAAGVVINDSLVMTDYINQIKTRCSCVTQAVIEAGCARFRAITLTSITTFFGVLPILFETSLQAAFVKPMAIALGFAVLYATVITLVLVPCLYVMLEDMGGIFRKIGGGLKRRVVGPSEA from the coding sequence GTGACTGATCACTCTTATGAGCCGCAGGAAAATGACAGTGAGCACACACCGACCGAGCAGCGCGGTTTAATTGCCTATTTTGCGCGTAATCCCGTGGCCGCTAATTTGCTGATGATCTTTATTTTGATCATGGGCACGGTGAGCTATCTGCTGATTCAGCGCCAGATGTTCCCCAATTTTGAAATTAATTTTATTCGCGTTTCGGCCGCCTATCCCGGTGTATCAGCGCAAGAAATCGAAGAAAACATTCTGATTAAAGTGGAAGAATCCTTGCAGGATGTGACGGAAATTAAAAAAGCGGTCACCGATGCCTATCGTGGCGGCGGCACTGTGATGCTCGAAATTGATAGCAAAGCCAGTCTGTCTGATGTGCTGGATAAGGTGCAGCAGCGGGTGGATGGCATTGCCAGTTTTCCTCGTGATATGGAGCCCATTCAGATCACCCAAGTTGAATTTCAGCAAGATGTGATTGGCATGGTGCTCACCGGTGATGCGCCCTTGATTGAGCTGAAAGCGCTGGCCAATGACATTGAAAAAGAGCTACTGCAGCTTGCCGATGTGGCCTTGGTTGAGGTTAGTGCGCCGCAGGATGAGATCGCCATTGAGGTGCCGCCAGAGCAGTTGCGTCGTTACGGTTTGACCCTCAATGATGTAGTGCAAGCGGTGCAGCAATACTCTGCAAATTTCTCAGCCGGCCAAGTGCGCACGCAAAGTGGCTTGGTCTCCATTCGTATTGAAAACCAATATTATCGCGGCGATGAGTTTCGCCAGATCCCCGTCAAAATCGGTGCCAATGGTAGCCAAATACGACTGGGTGATATCGCGGCGATTTATGACCAATTTACCGAAGGTCAGTACCATTTTCAGTTCTCGGGAAATAATGGCATTTACATCGCGGTGAAGGCGACCAAAACCCAAAATATGGTGCCTGTAGCGGAAGCGGTTAACGCCTATATTGAGCAGCGCAATCAAACCTTACCCCATGGATTGCATATCAGCACTCTGATGGATATGACCTATTACCTCAATGGTCGCCTCGATATGATGCTGAAAAACTTGCTGCAAGGGGCGATTTTGGTGGCTTTGCTACTGACGCTCTTTTTGCGTTTTCGCTTGGCAATGTGGGTGATGGTGGGGCTGCCGGTGTGCTTTTTGGGCGCCATGATGATGATGCCGCTGTTTGATGTCAGCATCAATATCATGACCTTGTTCGCCTTTATCATGGTGCTGGGGATCGTGGTGGATGATGCCATCGTGATTGGTGAAAGCGTCTATACCGAAGTGGAAAAAAATGGTGGCGGAGTGCGCAATGTGGTGCGCGGCGCCAAGCGCGTGGCTACGCCAGCCACCTTTGGTGTGCTCACCACCATTGCGGTGTTTGTGCCCTTTTTGTTTTCCACGGGGCCAGAAAAAGCCTTCTTCTTTGGCCTGTCCATTGTGGTGATTTTTTGCCTGATCTTTAGCTTGATTGAGTCCAAGTTGATTTTGCCAGCGCATTTGGCGCATACCCAATTTAAACCTATGGTGTCGGGCTCTTGGCGCGCGCGTTTTCACCAAAGCTTTTTCGCTTTGATTGATGGGCCTTACAAACGCACTTTGGCTTGGTGCGTGGCATGGCGCTGGTCGGTGATGGCTGGTTTTATTTTACTACTGACACTCTCGATCGCCCTGATTTCGGGCGGATATGTGCGCGTAGTGCCTTCCCCTAAGGTACCTTCTGATTTTCCTTTGCTCAAAATCAGCATGAATAGCAATGTGTCGGATCAGCAGATGATGCAAGCGATCAGGCAAGTGGAAGCCATGGTACTAGCGGTGGATGCTGACGTCGCGCGTGAATATGGCCAGCCCGTGGTGCGCGATGTGATGAGCTTTAATACCAGCCGAACCGATGCCATGGTGATGACCGCCTTGGTCGATGAGCATCTGCGTCCCATCAATGCCTTTGAATTATCACAACGCTGGCGAGAGCAAATACCCGATGTCGTGGGGGTGAAATCGCTGATTATTGTGGATGATGTGGTCGGCAGTGAAGATGGCGATGAGTTTGGTTATCTGCTCTATGGGCCGGATATGCAGACCTTGAATAGCGCAGGGGCCTATTTAATGAGCCAACTGCGTCAGCAACCGGGGCTATTTGATATCAGCTCGACCATAGATACGGGCAGCGAAGAGGTGCAACTGTCGCTCAAACCCGTGGCCTATGACTTGGGGCTGGATTTAGCGATGATTGCCGCGCAAGTGGGCGGTAGTTTTTATGGCGGTGAGGCGCAGCGAATTTTACGCAATGGCGAAGAGGTGCGGGTGATGGTGCGCTACCCTCAGCTTACGCGCGAAGCTTTTGCCTCATTGCGCTATGCGCTGATCACCACGCCCATGGGCGAGCAGGTGATGCTCGGCGATTTGGTGGACATTGATCGCCAACCCAGCATGAATCAGATTCGCCGAGAAAATGGTTATCGCACGGTTTATGTTTATGGCGCCATTGATGAAAGCATGGTGGAGCCCGACAAGGCTGTAGCCGCCATTGAAGAAACCTTGTTGCCTGAGCTCACTAAGCTCTTTCCCACGATTCAAACTGAGCTTGGCGGCGCGATTGAAGAGCAGCAAAAACAGCGCGCGGAGCAGGGCGTCTTTTTTCTTGCTGGGATGATTACCATTTATATTTTGCTGGCCGTGCCGCTGAAAAGCTATGCGCAACCGTTGATCATTATGTCGGTGATCCCCTTTAGTGCCACCGGCGCGATTTTGGGGCATTGGCTCTATGGTACGGATCTCAGCATGATGTCGACCTTTGGTTTGATTGCCGCAGCTGGCGTGGTGATCAATGACTCCTTGGTGATGACGGACTACATCAACCAGATTAAGACGCGCTGTTCGTGCGTTACCCAAGCGGTGATTGAAGCGGGCTGCGCGCGTTTTCGCGCCATCACCTTAACCTCCATTACCACCTTTTTTGGCGTATTGCCTATTTTGTTTGAGACCAGCTTGCAGGCTGCATTTGTCAAACCCATGGCCATTGCGCTGGGCTTTGCTGTGCTTTATGCCACGGTGATCACCTTGGTTTTGGTGCCTTGTCTGTATGTGATGCTCGAAGATATGGGCGGTATTTTTCGAAAAATCGGCGGCGGATTGAAACGCCGAGTTGTGGGACCTAGCGAGGCTTAG
- the glpK gene encoding glycerol kinase GlpK translates to MTSAQYIMALDQGTTSSRTVILDHNANIVSSAQREFRQIYPKAGWVEHDPMEIWATQSATLVEALAKAGIRSDELAAIGITNQRETTIVWHKDTGKPIYNAIVWQCRRTAEMCDTLRSQGLAEMVRDKTGLVLDPYFSATKIKWLLDHVPGAREAADAGLLCFGTVDTWLVWKMTQGRVHVTDYTNASRTMLFNIHQRCWDSSLLDAFDIPASMMPEVKSSSTRYGKANLGGKGGVRVPIAGIAGDQQAALFGQMCVSPGQAKNTYGTGCFLLMNTGQVPVRSQHNLLTTLACDAKGEPAYALEGAVFMAGAAIQWLRDEMKILVDAKDSADCAKQVASANGVYVVPAFTGLGAPYWDPYARGTIVGLTRGVNRNHIIRATLESIAYQTRDVLDAMQADAGIELAHLRVDGGAVANDFLMQFQADLLNSTVQRPQESEVTALGAAYLAGLAVGFWQDLDELANQAVLERTFTPSANAAKRQRRYQGWLRAIACVQAWSALHDEADEDAMESMTDNM, encoded by the coding sequence GTGACTTCAGCGCAATACATTATGGCGCTTGATCAAGGAACCACCAGTTCGCGAACGGTGATCCTTGATCACAACGCCAACATTGTCAGCAGCGCGCAGCGCGAGTTTCGCCAAATCTATCCCAAAGCTGGCTGGGTCGAGCACGACCCCATGGAGATTTGGGCGACCCAAAGTGCCACCTTGGTTGAAGCGCTGGCCAAAGCGGGCATTCGCAGCGATGAGCTCGCCGCCATTGGCATCACCAATCAGCGGGAAACCACCATTGTTTGGCACAAAGACACGGGTAAACCCATTTATAACGCCATTGTTTGGCAGTGCCGCCGCACCGCAGAGATGTGCGATACCTTGCGCAGCCAAGGCTTGGCTGAGATGGTGCGTGATAAAACTGGCTTAGTGTTGGATCCCTATTTTTCTGCCACCAAAATCAAATGGTTGCTAGATCATGTCCCCGGTGCGCGTGAAGCGGCTGATGCTGGCCTATTATGTTTTGGTACCGTGGATACTTGGCTGGTTTGGAAGATGACCCAAGGCCGAGTCCATGTCACGGACTATACCAATGCCTCGCGAACCATGTTGTTCAATATTCACCAGCGCTGCTGGGATTCATCGCTTCTTGACGCATTTGATATTCCTGCCAGCATGATGCCTGAAGTGAAATCCTCATCGACGCGCTATGGCAAAGCTAATTTGGGCGGCAAAGGCGGTGTTCGCGTGCCCATTGCGGGTATTGCGGGCGATCAGCAAGCGGCGCTCTTTGGCCAAATGTGTGTATCGCCGGGACAGGCGAAAAATACCTATGGTACGGGCTGCTTTTTGTTGATGAATACCGGTCAAGTGCCGGTACGCTCTCAGCATAACTTACTGACCACTCTTGCTTGCGATGCTAAGGGGGAGCCTGCTTATGCCCTGGAAGGTGCGGTATTTATGGCCGGCGCAGCTATTCAATGGTTGCGCGATGAAATGAAAATATTGGTGGATGCCAAAGATTCCGCCGACTGCGCCAAGCAAGTGGCCTCTGCCAATGGTGTGTATGTGGTGCCTGCCTTTACGGGCCTTGGCGCACCCTATTGGGACCCTTATGCGCGAGGCACCATTGTGGGCCTGACGCGCGGCGTCAATCGAAACCATATTATTCGCGCAACGCTGGAGAGTATTGCCTATCAAACGCGCGATGTGCTCGATGCCATGCAGGCCGATGCGGGGATTGAATTGGCGCATTTGCGCGTCGATGGCGGCGCGGTGGCCAATGATTTTTTGATGCAATTTCAAGCCGATCTATTAAATAGCACGGTGCAGCGGCCACAAGAAAGCGAAGTCACCGCACTTGGCGCGGCTTATTTGGCTGGGTTAGCCGTTGGCTTTTGGCAAGACTTGGATGAACTGGCCAATCAAGCCGTGTTAGAGCGCACTTTTACCCCTTCAGCCAATGCTGCCAAGCGCCAGCGGCGCTATCAAGGATGGCTGCGCGCCATTGCCTGCGTGCAAGCATGGTCCGCGCTTCATGATGAGGCTGATGAGGATGCGATGGAGAGTATGACAGATAATATGTGA
- a CDS encoding heme-degrading domain-containing protein, whose amino-acid sequence MTPLLIALQEQEQALSFERFDHAYAWQLGEAIKQEAENRGVNVAIDITFNGQTLFYYAMPTTTQDNAEWIRRKRNVVQRWQHSSWYMGRYYEAKGKTMAEAALVDARDYAPYGGSYPLTIRHVGVVGSITVSGLPQQADHQLIVDVLTRFLATMP is encoded by the coding sequence ATGACGCCACTACTTATAGCGCTTCAAGAACAAGAGCAAGCCTTAAGTTTTGAACGCTTTGACCATGCCTACGCTTGGCAATTAGGTGAAGCGATTAAGCAGGAAGCGGAGAACCGCGGTGTCAATGTCGCTATCGATATCACCTTCAACGGCCAAACACTGTTTTATTATGCGATGCCAACGACCACCCAAGACAATGCCGAATGGATTCGGCGCAAACGCAATGTCGTACAGCGCTGGCAACACAGCAGCTGGTATATGGGTCGCTACTATGAAGCCAAGGGTAAAACTATGGCAGAAGCTGCATTGGTCGATGCGAGAGATTACGCCCCCTATGGTGGCAGTTATCCCCTAACCATTCGTCATGTTGGCGTGGTAGGAAGTATTACGGTTTCAGGTTTACCACAGCAAGCGGATCATCAATTGATTGTGGATGTCCTTACTCGCTTTTTAGCCACCATGCCTTAA
- a CDS encoding oxidoreductase, which yields MSTAIAPSTAASEQSTRPIRTALVGFGISGQCFQAPIIDYVTALDLVAVVSSDAEKVHQQLPQVTVYPNLNDLLTDDSIELVIIATPNNLHYPMAKQALDAGKHVVIEKPFVNHSEDGKALIALAKAHHRKLTVYHSRRFDGDFLTIKRLMNEQTFGQVHTFYSSYNRYRPEVKVRWREQNIPGAGILYDLGAHLIDQALALFGLPILINATLRNQRPGAQAVDHFHVQLHYPDCDVILHGNCLSTTEGPRFQVFGDQASFIKYGMDSQEAQLREKQGPEHPGWGLDDPANFGVLTTAEGERRTIPTEQGGYEQFFTQLATAIHHNHPLPVLPDEALNVVRVIEAAYQSAAEKRTIPFLPA from the coding sequence ATGTCCACTGCAATCGCACCGTCAACTGCAGCCTCAGAGCAATCAACGCGCCCCATTCGTACCGCATTAGTTGGCTTTGGTATTTCTGGGCAATGTTTTCAAGCGCCGATCATTGACTATGTCACAGCCCTAGATTTAGTCGCAGTGGTCTCCAGTGATGCGGAAAAAGTACACCAACAATTACCACAGGTCACGGTATACCCGAACCTCAACGACTTACTCACCGATGACAGTATTGAACTAGTCATTATTGCCACCCCCAACAATTTGCACTACCCCATGGCCAAGCAAGCCCTGGATGCTGGCAAACATGTTGTCATCGAAAAGCCATTCGTCAATCACAGTGAAGATGGCAAAGCATTAATTGCGCTTGCAAAAGCACACCATCGAAAATTAACGGTCTATCATAGCCGTCGTTTCGATGGCGACTTTCTCACCATCAAGCGCCTCATGAATGAACAAACCTTTGGCCAAGTACATACCTTCTATTCCAGCTACAACCGCTATCGCCCAGAGGTAAAGGTGCGCTGGCGTGAACAAAATATACCAGGTGCCGGTATTTTATATGATTTGGGTGCCCATTTAATTGACCAAGCCTTAGCCCTCTTTGGCCTACCGATCTTGATCAACGCGACGTTACGCAACCAGCGTCCCGGTGCACAAGCAGTGGATCATTTCCATGTGCAGCTGCACTACCCCGATTGCGATGTAATTTTGCATGGCAATTGTTTAAGCACTACCGAAGGGCCACGTTTTCAAGTTTTTGGCGACCAAGCCAGCTTTATCAAATACGGTATGGACAGCCAAGAAGCGCAACTCCGTGAGAAGCAAGGGCCAGAGCACCCAGGTTGGGGGTTGGATGATCCGGCTAATTTTGGCGTACTCACCACTGCCGAAGGAGAGCGCCGAACCATCCCCACTGAACAAGGGGGGTATGAACAATTTTTCACTCAGCTAGCCACCGCGATTCATCACAATCACCCCCTTCCTGTACTGCCCGATGAAGCACTCAATGTGGTGCGGGTGATTGAAGCCGCCTATCAAAGCGCCGCAGAAAAACGCACGATACCCTTTTTACCCGCTTAA
- the ptsP gene encoding phosphoenolpyruvate--protein phosphotransferase codes for MKTLSFRCELPNGIHARPASHIEAVCNRFDSEIIWTNGRTKLSANAKSVLSLIGTDTLLDDPCQLTIDGHDEETAFAALREFIEKDLPACDAPLETTEQEDEHLALPRNLANLNPKLIRGRAVSAGFGQGQLLHIGAINFDNIESIAATTQDEEQDRLKQGLETLKTSINIQLKAATHTEFEVLNAHLSIATDREFNSTLASKLSIGKSCADAVIATAKHYGEMMKNSSSTYLRERELDIRDVCFQLLQAIYGEQRFASQLELTGPSICMADDLTPSQFLELDKSKLKGLLLTHGGSTSHTVILARSFAIPTLVGIDGNSLQAYLNQEVLIDGSLGFVATEISEPLSRYYQQESFVAEQVAKRQEAYRFEPGCSQDGKKLEVAANIAHSVEADSAFTNGAEAIGLFRTEMLYMDRSNAPEEDELYNIFCQAIEAANGKSIIIRTIDIGGDKPVDYLNIPAENNPFLGYRAIRIYQEFLPMVKTQLRAILRASAHGRLKIMIPMISSMEEILWVKDVLAEIRQELRSEHIPFDEKIPLGIMLEVPSVAFIIDQCCEEVDFFSIGSNDLTQYLMAVDRDNAKVLKNYNSLNPAFLRTLDHVVNEVHRHGKWIGLCGELGAKGSVLPLLLGLGLDEISMSAPSIPATKERIARLDSRECRQLLNKAMQCRTALEVEHLLAQFRMTQSDAPLVAADCISLDRDLRSKEEVIKTLADNLYLTGRCRYPNKLADDLWAREDVFSTGLGFGFAIPHTKSEHIEQSAISVCRLAKPIQWGDEEARFVIMLTLNKHAAGDQHMKIFSRLARKIMHAEFRDHLMNAESAHQIEAILKAELEII; via the coding sequence ATGAAAACTTTATCCTTTCGTTGTGAACTACCCAATGGCATCCACGCTCGCCCAGCCAGCCATATTGAAGCCGTGTGTAACCGTTTTGATTCTGAAATCATCTGGACCAATGGCCGAACCAAACTCAGCGCCAATGCTAAAAGCGTGCTCTCTTTAATTGGTACCGACACCCTACTTGATGACCCGTGTCAATTAACCATTGACGGTCATGATGAAGAAACCGCCTTTGCTGCACTTCGCGAATTTATTGAAAAAGATCTACCTGCATGTGACGCCCCCCTTGAAACCACGGAACAAGAGGATGAACATCTTGCCCTACCACGTAATCTCGCTAACTTAAATCCAAAACTCATTCGTGGCCGTGCCGTCTCTGCTGGGTTTGGTCAAGGCCAACTGTTGCACATTGGTGCCATTAATTTTGACAATATTGAAAGCATTGCTGCGACCACACAGGATGAAGAACAGGATCGACTCAAGCAGGGACTTGAGACGTTAAAGACCAGCATTAATATTCAGCTCAAAGCAGCTACGCACACCGAATTTGAGGTGCTCAATGCCCACCTTTCGATTGCTACCGACCGTGAATTTAACAGCACCTTAGCCAGTAAATTGAGCATCGGGAAAAGCTGCGCTGATGCGGTTATCGCCACCGCCAAACACTATGGCGAGATGATGAAAAATTCATCCAGTACTTACCTACGTGAACGTGAATTAGATATTCGCGATGTCTGCTTCCAACTCCTGCAAGCCATTTATGGCGAACAGCGCTTTGCCAGCCAACTCGAGCTGACAGGCCCCTCCATCTGTATGGCGGATGACCTCACCCCGAGCCAATTTCTTGAATTAGATAAATCCAAACTCAAGGGATTGCTGCTGACTCATGGCGGTAGCACCTCACACACCGTCATCTTAGCGCGCTCCTTTGCTATTCCAACGTTGGTGGGCATTGATGGCAACAGCTTACAAGCCTATCTTAATCAAGAGGTTCTGATTGACGGTTCCCTTGGCTTTGTCGCCACCGAAATAAGCGAACCGCTTTCGCGTTACTATCAACAAGAAAGTTTTGTCGCCGAACAAGTTGCTAAACGCCAAGAAGCTTATCGATTTGAGCCTGGTTGTAGTCAAGATGGGAAAAAACTAGAAGTGGCAGCTAACATTGCACACTCAGTTGAAGCGGACTCAGCTTTTACCAACGGCGCCGAGGCCATTGGCCTATTTCGCACCGAAATGCTCTATATGGATCGCAGCAATGCACCAGAAGAGGATGAGCTCTACAATATTTTCTGCCAAGCAATCGAAGCGGCAAACGGCAAATCCATTATTATTCGTACCATCGATATTGGTGGCGACAAACCAGTGGATTACCTCAATATTCCAGCAGAAAATAATCCATTCCTAGGTTATCGCGCCATTCGCATCTACCAAGAGTTTTTACCCATGGTGAAAACACAACTGCGAGCCATTCTTCGTGCGTCTGCCCACGGTCGCTTAAAGATCATGATTCCGATGATCTCCTCTATGGAAGAGATTTTATGGGTCAAGGATGTATTGGCTGAAATTCGTCAAGAGCTACGCAGCGAACATATTCCATTTGATGAAAAAATTCCGCTTGGGATCATGCTAGAAGTACCATCCGTGGCCTTTATCATTGATCAATGTTGTGAAGAAGTGGACTTTTTCTCTATTGGCTCCAATGACCTCACCCAATACTTGATGGCGGTGGATCGTGACAATGCCAAAGTCCTCAAAAACTACAACAGCTTGAACCCTGCTTTTCTGCGCACCTTGGACCATGTCGTCAATGAAGTGCATCGCCATGGCAAATGGATTGGTTTATGTGGTGAATTGGGTGCCAAGGGTTCAGTATTACCGCTACTGCTTGGTCTAGGTTTGGATGAGATCAGTATGAGCGCGCCAAGCATTCCAGCAACCAAAGAGCGTATTGCCCGTTTGGATAGTCGTGAATGTCGCCAACTGCTCAACAAAGCGATGCAATGCCGTACCGCACTTGAAGTAGAACATTTGCTGGCCCAGTTCCGAATGACCCAATCCGATGCGCCACTGGTTGCAGCTGACTGCATTAGCTTAGATCGCGATTTGCGCAGCAAAGAGGAAGTCATTAAAACCCTAGCTGATAACTTGTACTTAACGGGTCGTTGTCGCTATCCCAATAAACTGGCCGATGATTTATGGGCTCGTGAGGACGTGTTCTCCACCGGTCTTGGCTTTGGTTTTGCCATTCCACACACCAAAAGTGAACATATTGAGCAATCAGCCATTAGTGTCTGCCGTCTTGCTAAACCGATTCAATGGGGCGATGAAGAAGCTAGATTTGTGATCATGCTCACCCTCAACAAACATGCCGCAGGTGACCAGCATATGAAGATATTTTCTCGCCTTGCACGTAAGATCATGCACGCAGAATTTCGCGATCATTTGATGAATGCTGAATCAGCACACCAAATTGAAGCCATACTAAAGGCAGAGCTTGAGATCATCTAA
- a CDS encoding PTS fructose transporter subunit EIIC has product MNDLISILKNTRQHLMTGVSHMIPFVVAGGILLATSVMLSGKGAVPAEGSWLHDLFFIGVAGFTLMVPILAAYIGYSIADRSALAPAAIGAFIGANMYNTGFFGAIFAGLLGGIVVFYLKKIKVPSFARSVMPIFVIPIIGTFITAGAMVWLIGEPIGAATDALTGFLRGMQDSSIVVLATVMGLMIAFDMGGPVNKVAYAFVIMCVGEGIYNVAGISAVAVAVPSVGMGLATFLNKKLYDVSEQEAGRASILMGTMGITEGAIPFAAADPLRVIPSIMIGTAVGSVTAALLGVKCYAAWGGLIVLPVVEGRFGFLIALAVGSIVTALLVNLLKSRRTVIDTNADSDDLDMDISIG; this is encoded by the coding sequence ATGAATGACTTGATCTCAATACTCAAAAATACAAGACAACACTTGATGACTGGTGTGTCACATATGATTCCGTTCGTCGTTGCGGGGGGTATTTTGCTTGCCACATCGGTGATGCTTTCCGGTAAGGGCGCTGTCCCTGCAGAGGGCTCATGGCTCCATGATTTGTTCTTTATTGGGGTTGCAGGCTTTACCTTGATGGTACCTATTCTTGCTGCTTACATCGGTTATTCCATTGCCGACCGTTCGGCACTTGCTCCTGCGGCCATTGGCGCGTTCATTGGCGCCAATATGTATAACACAGGTTTCTTTGGTGCCATTTTTGCTGGTTTGTTGGGCGGTATTGTCGTTTTTTACCTAAAGAAAATTAAAGTTCCATCCTTTGCCCGCTCTGTGATGCCTATTTTTGTGATTCCAATTATCGGTACTTTTATCACTGCAGGTGCCATGGTTTGGTTGATTGGTGAGCCGATTGGTGCCGCAACGGACGCTCTAACTGGCTTTTTGAGAGGCATGCAAGACTCAAGCATTGTGGTACTTGCAACTGTGATGGGTTTGATGATCGCCTTTGATATGGGTGGTCCGGTCAATAAAGTGGCCTATGCATTTGTGATTATGTGTGTAGGTGAAGGGATTTATAACGTTGCAGGTATCTCTGCGGTAGCTGTGGCTGTGCCTTCTGTCGGTATGGGCTTGGCGACCTTCTTGAATAAAAAACTGTATGACGTGAGTGAGCAAGAAGCGGGCCGCGCCTCAATTTTGATGGGCACCATGGGAATCACAGAAGGTGCAATTCCATTTGCCGCTGCCGATCCACTTCGCGTGATCCCATCAATCATGATTGGTACAGCGGTGGGCTCTGTGACTGCGGCACTGCTCGGCGTGAAATGTTATGCCGCTTGGGGTGGTCTGATTGTCCTCCCTGTCGTTGAAGGGCGCTTTGGTTTCTTAATTGCATTGGCGGTTGGTTCAATCGTGACTGCGCTGCTAGTGAACCTATTGAAGTCGCGCCGTACTGTCATTGACACCAATGCTGACTCAGATGATTTAGACATGGATATCTCCATTGGCTGA
- a CDS encoding PTS fructose-like transporter subunit IIB gives MTSIIAVTACPSGVAHTYMAAEAIESAAKAKGWSCMVETQGSIGIENELSAEVIASADVVILTKDIDIKNTERFEGKTIIRIGISDAVKRAALVMDKIEAHLASVA, from the coding sequence ATGACTAGCATTATCGCAGTAACCGCATGTCCATCAGGCGTAGCGCACACATATATGGCTGCCGAGGCCATTGAATCAGCAGCAAAAGCAAAAGGCTGGAGTTGCATGGTTGAAACCCAAGGGTCAATCGGTATTGAAAATGAGTTAAGTGCCGAGGTGATTGCCAGCGCAGATGTGGTGATTCTGACTAAAGACATCGACATCAAAAACACCGAGCGTTTTGAAGGTAAAACTATTATCCGCATCGGCATCAGTGACGCGGTAAAACGCGCGGCGTTGGTGATGGATAAGATTGAGGCACACCTCGCTTCAGTCGCCTAA